A single genomic interval of Candidatus Poribacteria bacterium harbors:
- a CDS encoding Gfo/Idh/MocA family oxidoreductase: MSNTTPLRTVIVGCGMISAGGYQPRCHAYPHRIELIGYYDQDETRASALAERNGGLVYKSFDEVLNDPNVEAIVNLTLHISHYPISLAALKAGKHVYSEKPISIRTDEANELVETAEAMGLKLACAPSAILGYVQQNVWQRIREGEIGDVISALGNFGGPLEHWHPSADAFLMHAGPFRDVAPYPLTAMTTMIAPVKTVHGFARVAVPKRTLHQGPRQGTEFEVNEKDHGFAVLEFENGAHGFIYHSFTVASGIPPYEIHGTAGGFSLQAHDDGRGIQKFTPGDGWQEEPSPPKAFTGLDWGKGVADFADAIRSDRNPRCNGAQARHALEVCERIIESSDAGRPVDVVSRFPAPPPVGDVAPWEDAS; this comes from the coding sequence ATGTCTAACACGACTCCACTTCGGACAGTGATTGTCGGGTGTGGTATGATATCCGCAGGAGGCTACCAGCCGCGGTGCCACGCCTATCCACATCGCATTGAACTCATTGGCTACTACGACCAAGACGAGACCCGCGCCTCAGCATTGGCAGAACGAAACGGGGGACTCGTTTACAAATCATTTGACGAAGTCTTGAACGATCCAAACGTAGAGGCGATTGTAAATTTGACGCTTCATATTTCTCATTATCCGATCTCGTTGGCAGCACTGAAAGCGGGAAAACATGTCTACTCCGAAAAACCGATTTCCATCCGAACCGATGAGGCGAACGAACTCGTGGAAACCGCGGAAGCGATGGGTTTAAAACTTGCATGCGCCCCATCGGCGATCCTCGGCTATGTTCAACAGAACGTCTGGCAACGGATTCGTGAAGGTGAGATAGGTGATGTGATTTCAGCGCTCGGGAACTTCGGGGGTCCTTTGGAACATTGGCATCCGAGTGCCGATGCGTTTCTCATGCATGCCGGTCCATTCCGAGATGTCGCGCCGTATCCGTTAACGGCGATGACAACGATGATCGCGCCGGTCAAAACCGTGCACGGCTTCGCAAGGGTCGCTGTGCCAAAACGGACCTTGCACCAAGGACCGCGTCAAGGCACTGAATTTGAGGTGAATGAGAAGGATCACGGATTTGCTGTGCTTGAATTCGAGAATGGCGCACACGGGTTTATCTATCACAGTTTCACGGTGGCTTCTGGGATTCCGCCTTATGAGATTCACGGCACCGCAGGTGGATTCTCCCTTCAAGCACACGACGATGGACGCGGTATCCAAAAATTTACGCCTGGAGACGGATGGCAAGAGGAACCCTCGCCACCGAAAGCGTTTACCGGATTAGATTGGGGCAAAGGGGTTGCGGATTTCGCAGATGCAATCCGATCTGACCGGAATCCGCGCTGTAACGGGGCACAAGCACGGCACGCGTTAGAGGTGTGTGAACGGATCATCGAATCCTCGGATGCAGGGAGACCTGTCGATGTCGTGAGCCGTTTCCCGGCACCACCACCTGTTGGCGATGTAGCACCGTGGGAAGATGCTTCGTGA